The DNA sequence TTTCAGGGTCTCTGAGGGTTTTTAGTCGTCGTCTTCATCGTCCTCGTCTTCAGggtccctcttcctcttctcgcCTTTGGTCGGTGACGAGTCCTCGTCTGCGGGAGAACAACAGAGGGTcgtcaacaaacaaacaaacaaacaaacgaagCACCGGTACGAGACatcaaaaaatgtttacatttaaaactcGAGGTTAAAGTTCGGCGTATcaaaacgtctttttttttttaaagttaaaagcCAACGAGTATAAACATCAAACTGTCACTGACCATCATCGTCCTCGTCATCATCGTCCTCGTCATCGTCCTCGCTGTCCACGTCTCCGTTCACCTCGccctcctgcagacacaaaacGCATTCTGACTTTAGCGcttctaaacatttaaaaacatggaaacagtcttcacagcgTGCGACACGTCCAGgtcttctcttcttctactgCTTCTTTAACCGCTCAAATAAAAAGACCCCAGACTCACCTCGTCGTCACagctgtcatcatcatcatcgtcctcTTCAGCGACCACgtcctcttcgtcctcctcttcctcctcgtcgaAGTCCTCCGACTCGCCCTCTGAAAAAATGTCATcgatttaacattttaaattcgAGCGTCGTCTACTTCGGTTTCCGGGCTCTTCATCTGGACGCTCaccttcttcctcctcgtcctcgacGCCGTCTCCCTCCCCGTCAGAATCGGAGGCCTCGCAGTCGTCGATGTCGTAGCCGTCCAGGTAGGTGAGCTGGGGGAGGAGCTTAAAGATGGACTCCCTGTAGTCGGCCAGGTTTGTGACCTCGCAGTTGAACAGGTCGAGACTTTTCAGCTGGGGCAACTTTTTCTACACGcaagaaaagagagaataaaTACGATGATatggggagggggc is a window from the Labrus mixtus chromosome 23, fLabMix1.1, whole genome shotgun sequence genome containing:
- the LOC132958242 gene encoding acidic leucine-rich nuclear phosphoprotein 32 family member B-like, producing MDMKKRVSLELRHRPPTEVQELVLDNCRTCDGKIEGITGEFSNLELLSLINVGLTSVSDFPKLDKLKKLELSDNRISGGLEVLAERLVSLTHLNLSGNKFKDISTLEPLKKLPQLKSLDLFNCEVTNLADYRESIFKLLPQLTYLDGYDIDDCEASDSDGEGDGVEDEEEEEGESEDFDEEEEEDEEDVVAEEDDDDDDSCDDEEGEVNGDVDSEDDDEDDDDEDDDDEDSSPTKGEKRKRDPEDEDDEDDD